The following is a genomic window from Prunus persica cultivar Lovell chromosome G7, Prunus_persica_NCBIv2, whole genome shotgun sequence.
GAGGTTGTTGTGGAGAATGGGACTCCGTTTCTGTTCCGGAATGGCGATGATTCTGCAAGAAGAATGAGATTATTTCTCAGCCAAGGCGATACCCATGTGAGTTTCTAGTGTTGTTGTGATTTGTACCGTTAGGCGAAACCAATTGCTATTACTTGGAAATGCTCCTGACTTTTAAGTTCTGATATAATGCAATGGTTTGTTAAGATACTGATTTATTCAGATAGAGCAAACTCAGAAACTTCAGTAGACTCACATAGTTAAACAAACTGTAATGCTACggaaatcaaaattaaattacagtttttgatgatttttgaCGTTAGCGAAAATTCTGTACTGTGTGAATTGGATTCCTCAGCATATAATTTTCACTGAGTTGGGCAGTGTGCAAAACTACCAGAGGTAGCTAATGTTCTCTGGGTAGGTTTATCTtcgtgttttgtttgtttgatgaGTATCTGTGCTAGGTATAATGTAGAAGGAgaatttagaaaacaaaacaaaagtgtcAAGGTGGTATACGAGATATTTCATGGACTCCCGCTGAATTTGGCATTTTTAAAGTTCTCTTCTATTACATTTTGGTTGTCTCTGACCAGTGTAGTTTTCTATTGTCTACCTCGTGTATCTTGGCTGGCATGCCTTAGAATTTTTCCGTTCAACTTTACTTTTCAATAAATTTAGGATTGTTTTTAGGAACAAAGTCGGTATTGGTAGATCTCTTTGAATCGTAGAGCAATGCCAATGGAGCTTTTAcattttaagatttttttttaactattACTAAACTGGCCAAATGAATCTTGTCACAATCTTCATCAAGAGAATCTCGATTAGGGACAGTCAAAATTGGGAATGTAAATTTGGAGATTTCCTGTACAAAGAGTCAATATGTGGGGAGTAGAATTTAAAATGAGTGATTCTCCTTGATCAGATGGCAACCTTATGGTCACTCCTGCCCTGAGTGGATTTGAGGATGTAGACAAAGCTATTTGTATATCGGTCTGCCAGTATAATCTATTGGTCTGAGAACTATGAAGAGAATATAGTTTGACCTTTTGTTCTGTTTGTATTAACCACGAAATAAGACTTTCAATGGTGACATATTGGTGATGAATAACTTATCCAAGCTAGAACAGCCGTTTGAGAGccccaaattatttttcttaataatcATGGACTGCAACCACAAGCCAGCTCCAGCAAATGTACATAGTGCAGTTGGATTTGGAAACTTCAGAAGAAAGGTTGAACCCATATCACTTGCTTACTagcaccaacaaaaataaaggattTACAATAAAGgacttttcataaaaaaaaacaagaataaaGGACTTACAATAATCCACAAAAGTTGCAATCAAACCTGAATTTGAAATAAAACCataaagatatgattaattcgtccttaattttgcttttcctTGAGCATCtcatttatgtttgttttagtATGTGATATGTGTCAGTGTTTAATGTTTCGACTTGGACTGcacttaaaattttaaaactcatTGGACCTTATCTAAAATCTCTATTTCTAATCTATGAATAAGTTAAACCTAAAATCCATGTTTTTGGGAGGTAGGGTCGAATAATGTAAGTGGAGTAAAGGAAGCTTAATGAATCTGGAAATTATGATCAGTTTCAAAAAATTCAGTTGAAAATTATTGtggacttaaaaaaaaaaaaaaaaaaaaaaaaaacacaaacggTATCTTGTCCCTCTTGCACTTTTCCCTTTAAATcccaaaatcaatttaaattttatttttgatttgcTATAAATATACTAAGAATTCTGTGGCCTGTGGTTTATCTCAATTTTTATCAATACGTTCTGTATGATTTAGGTATTTCTAATTCCTggattttatattaaatatattttcataagTGCATTTGAGTTACGTTGTACTAACCCAGTCTATTTTCGTGCTCTAATTGCCTTCCGAATTATAGGCCTTGGACATTGATAAAGCACAAACGGTTGATTTGATGAGATTTCTATTGAGTTATGCTAGCAATCCCCTTTTTTCTTCAGAGAAAAACAATATCTACAATAGCGAAATTTTGGAATCATCTGTCCGTACTCTGCTGGGTGAAATGTCCAAGCTCTGTTATAGTGCTCAGGAGTCGAACTGTATTGGGCCAGTGCAGGGTCATTCCCTTGATAACTATGGAGAACCTATTAGGCTTTTTGGAAAGACTATTGAAATGAAACGGGGTGACTGGATTTGCCAGAGGTAGAGCCCTTCTTTTGGATATCATCAATTATTATGTTggattattttctttctaaaatttcattgtatttttgtatgaaatgatTAGGGCTTTGTTATTGTGTATTCGACATTGTtcctattttttcttctcttttttactGTAATGTGTAGTAGGCATTCTTTTGATGGACTAATGTCTATAATGAGCAGGTGTAATTTCATGAACTTTGCAAGGAACATGAAATGCCTTGAGTGCGAGGAAGCACGGCCAAAGAGACAGCTGACTGGCGGGGAGTGGGAGTGTCCTCAGTGAGCATTGCTTGTTTATTACATTTCTCCTCTGGTGTTtggataattttattttcctgattaattgattataaaaataacttcTTTCTCAgatgtgatttttttaattatgggAGAAACATGGTATGTTTGAGGTGTGATTGCAAGCGCCCTGGAGAGTTCTCCCTTCGTTCCAGCAAAACTAGTTTAAGTATAGGATATCACAATGTGGGTGATAAAAATAAAGCTGATATCGATAGCAGGCTGGCTGCCAATGAAGAGAAGGCACAGCGGTGGTTTAGTAAGATTTCTCAGCTAGACAGTAGTTCAGACATGAACAGTGTTGTATCTGATGAAGATTTTCCTGAAATAATGCCATTGAGAAAAGGTGTAAATAGATTTGTTGTGAGCACCAGGAAGACACCATTAGAGAGGAGGCTGGCCAAtgctcaataccaaaaaaacTTGGATAATGATAGTAATCATGAAGGCAAGGATCTCCAAACTGGGGGTGGAAATAAGTCACTTGGTACTACAGCCAACCGGACTTTAAATGAAATTCTTGCCCGTGCATCTATTTCTGAATCATATAGTACAAGTACCAATCCTGGACAAAATGTTGGAACTGATTCTCCCTCTTCTATCTCTAGCTCAGCTGGCTCAGAGTATGGACACCCTAGAGGGGGCGATTCCAGTTATGCCCAATTTGTGCCATTACCTGCAGATACATTTTCTAAGCCTGAGAACTCGAGTATGGAAGAGAGTGGGAATTTcctgagaaacaaaaatgaatcTGGTAAATCAGAGGACAGTATGCAGACGTCTGAGAAGCCTCCGAAACAGGCTGGCAGTAGGGATGAAGAAAGTGACCAAGCTGATAAATCTGAGAGATGGTTTAAGCGGGTTGCAGAGTTGCATGATGTTACTGATCTGGCAAGTGCAATATCGGATGAGGACTTTCCTGAAATTATGCCGATGCGTAAAGGAGAGAATCGATTTGTTGTGAGTAAGAAGAAAGATCGTTCTTTAACTTCTCCGGCATACAAGAGGCGTACATCTACTGAACAAGCTAGCAATGCCAATTACGTTCCCTTCGTCCCTTTCCCACCTGACTACTTtgcaaaaaacaacaacatgcAGACAGATGGGACAGATTTGACTAACAAGACTGTTCATGAAACAACTCCAACTATGATCCAAGATAACCCTCCAGACAAGTTGGTTGATCCTAGACCTGGGAAGCTGAATTCTAGTCATGTTCAGCAGATGGAAAATGAGAAAAGCAGCATGGCAAGCTGGAATCCAGGATCTTCAGGAGAAAATCTCGTAGACAATAAGACCAGTTTAATGACTGATTCTGTTTATGGACCCCCAATCGGTGGAAATTCTGCCCTGCATTTTGCTAGTTCTAGCACTAACAACATGGACAGATTGAACAGTGGATCTTCTGGGAAAGCGAATTCTAACCAGACAGCAAGTTTGACAGGGAATTCGCCCCAAGAGTCCAATAAACAGAACGTTAGACAGAGCTGGACTGGGAAAAGCTTGGAGGGATCAGCAGTGAAGGAACCGGATCCTTTGGATATGTCAGAGGAGGCAAAAGCAGAGAGATGGTTTAAGCGTGTTGCCCAGATTAAAGACATCTCAGAGCTGAGTCAGATTCCTGATGAAGATTTCCCATCAATAATGCCAATGCGTAAAGGGGTGAATAGGTTTGTTGTTAGCAAGAGGAAAACGCCTTTAGAGAGGAGGCTGACATCTCCAGAGTACAGAAAAAATCTTCCAATTGTGAGCTCTGATCCAGCGAAGAAAAATGATAGTGACTGAGGAATCACAAGAAATATTCGACTTTGTTGTTTTGGAAGATGagataattaattttcttttttcacgaTAAGATGTTATTTTTCCCTCATTGTATTCATCATAACTTGCTCTTGAGAAACATTGGCTGCATTTCCAATAGTGTACAGGAGATATACATTTCAGTTGTTGGCAAATACTTCATGTTGTTACTAACCCATGGGACCAACAGTGTGTACTGGAAACCAATAGACCGCATTGTAGACTATTTCTCTCTCCAAAATGCAaagatcatatatatatatatataagcaaaaAGTCATTTTTGGTCCATGTGGTTTACCACTAAGGTCCCTGTGGTTTTAATTGGGTTACTATTGCCCTTGTGGTTTTCGATTtgaagcaattcaaggacaattCCAATTTTCTATCAAATAGGATGTTCTTCGGCCGAAATGCATTAGGAAATGGGTAATGGCTTAATCTCCTTGCAACCATCCTTGTTATCTGATTTCAATTTTCCCAAACTCTCATAAATTTGACCCACCTTTATATTATGGgttaattactcaaatggtctaCAAACTTATACCCGAATTGTATTTTCGTCcctcaactaaattattcacTCAAATGGTCCATTAACTCTCTGTTATTCGACAAATTAGTCCACCATTACATTCTGTTAAAATTATtgttaaatatgagggcaaaTTGATCGTtttgtactctctctctctttctcttaggCAAAGTTGAATGAATATTTGGGCCAAGTCATATTTCTTTGGGAAATAGCTCTAAAtgccacttttttttaaatataattttaattgaaaataccacatctccccaaaaaaaatttcaactatcacctataaatatatatttattgtccacttattgcACACCTATCACTTTTGctgaaattttgttctctctgTCGCTCAGCTCTCTCTGTCTCCGTTGCTCAGGTCTCACTCTCTCTTCGGTCAGCTCTCACTCTATCCTCTCTCTTTCACTGTTGCGGGAAGCTCTAGGCGTCTCTTGCGCAGCTCTCTGTCGtgtagttctctctctctctctctctctctctctctctctctctctctctctctctctctctctctgtgacgCAGTGGTCTTCCTCTTCCATCGTTCACCTGCAAAAGGTACTGTTCATCGTCAATTtgaattggtttaggggtttttctgaagttggtttagggtttatgggtttctatgaaattgctttagggtttaggagtttgtttgaaattggtttaggggtttctctgaaattggtttagggttaaGGGGTTCCTTGGAAATTGTTTGATTCTGATGATTCCTTATTTGAAACATTaaatgggtttgttctttgtggaTTTATTCTTGCGTTTGATTTGGGATTCTGTTGTTTTGCAgttgttttgttgttattaTTGATGTTTTAGTGCTATTTTTTGCTATTGTATTGCCAATTTAGTGGTTTTGTATTGGCATTTTAGTGTTGTTGTATTGCTAgtttattatggttttatttttgttccatTATGGTTTTAATGGTTTTGGCGATTTTTGCAATTGAAGTTTGTGTTTcctgttgtttattttttcatccAAAGAAGGGAAATTGTAGGTGTCATTTATAGTCTCTACATTACCTGTTTTGTGGCATCCACTTGGAAATTCACTTATCACTTATCACTTGGGAATTCACTCTGCTCCTTAATTATTTCAGGAAATTCTTTATATGAATATGCAGACATGGAAGCTATGTTGGAGGTGCTTTATATGGTGATCCATAATGTCGGTGGCTGTGGCTAATTGCCTTACATGGCATATGAACTGTTTCCATTTTGTAGACATGGCAGATCAATTGTCCTCAATTTGGAGCAGGAATATGCATCAATTTTAAGTTTGTCAAACCAAATTTGGTAGTACGTGTAATGAATACCAATAGGGATGTATTTATCATTCGGTTTtcaaattgggtttttgttttcgagTTGCTGTCGTGGTTATCATTCTTATTCTGTACATTGTGAAGTTGAACTATTTCGTACAGCTCGATATATAAACATACTTGCTCTTTATGGAGGTATAatagtttacttgtttgaaACGTTGTGTTTGTTTATATTGAATTATACTcatttttgtataaatttttttacatttgGTCTATGtagttttcttcatttttttgtgctgaatCCAATCATatacaaaacacaaaatttgcATAATCCATTGAAAAGTTAAAGGTAAAAAAATGGACATAtgtcaaaactgaaaaaacagaGGAAGTGCATAATTCGTTTCTGCCTCAATCGTGATAAACTGGTACTACCATGGTGATACAGTGGGGATACAGTGGCAATAAAAAAGTGCTAGAAATTGttgtttgtgtttattttgggttacttgttttgtttcatttcatttttttttttttactcattactagtttataattggatgattaggagattaatttgtgtcaattattaatacaacaattacATATATGAAGAATAAGACGAACAACATATCATATCACCAAACATAATCacaccaccaaatataatcatgcttttctccAACTCATCACCaagcatttgcatatttattcatactagcctttttttgtcaaaaattttttgtaaaaaatttgacatcaTCATTGTTTATACCAAAATAAACGGCCTATTACCACCGAACACGTGGAGGGGATCGATACTGATCAACAGACCCCTTCGGCATGCTCCCTAccgaagccatctatcttgACCTCTTTCACCATCAGACACGTGCCATGCTCACAGTCCATGCccagagtcccacatcggaaatatgagcacagtgcacacctcccaaggcctataaaaggagacccatatccccaaaaggaggGGATCAGAACTAACGGTACACTATCGTGTGATCTATCAGTTAAACTTTACTAAATCCGTacttacttaagcatcggagagccttcggccggtactACACCGGTACCCAAGGATTTACCGAACGTGACTTTTTGTAGGTACTTACCCTTCCGCAGTAGAACATCTACCGAGGACAGTCACCTGCCGAAAGcctaatcactaagttgacgaaatacGTGCCGACCCACTTTTTCGCAtaaacagtttggcgccgtctgtgggaatccGAAAAATTATTAACCCACTATCTCCTAAACACATGGGGACCACTTCAATAC
Proteins encoded in this region:
- the LOC18771887 gene encoding zinc finger protein VAR3, chloroplastic, whose protein sequence is MGGASNRFFTLLSTTTSTTHPFPLPRFPSLLIRLSHRSKPSLFPSSSLSFLSHSHSLSSHSSSSSFPLPLNSSRHFYSHSHSSVSAAYPSSAESSPFPALHPWPELSHLFNSVSASGYDGTNGQDEFTEAARDLPEDFMRAASVFLAFARARAGLLRLLSRRDLEVVVENGTPFLFRNGDDSARRMRLFLSQGDTHALDIDKAQTVDLMRFLLSYASNPLFSSEKNNIYNSEILESSVRTLLGEMSKLCYSAQESNCIGPVQGHSLDNYGEPIRLFGKTIEMKRGDWICQRCNFMNFARNMKCLECEEARPKRQLTGGEWECPQCDFFNYGRNMVCLRCDCKRPGEFSLRSSKTSLSIGYHNVGDKNKADIDSRLAANEEKAQRWFSKISQLDSSSDMNSVVSDEDFPEIMPLRKGVNRFVVSTRKTPLERRLANAQYQKNLDNDSNHEGKDLQTGGGNKSLGTTANRTLNEILARASISESYSTSTNPGQNVGTDSPSSISSSAGSEYGHPRGGDSSYAQFVPLPADTFSKPENSSMEESGNFLRNKNESGKSEDSMQTSEKPPKQAGSRDEESDQADKSERWFKRVAELHDVTDLASAISDEDFPEIMPMRKGENRFVVSKKKDRSLTSPAYKRRTSTEQASNANYVPFVPFPPDYFAKNNNMQTDGTDLTNKTVHETTPTMIQDNPPDKLVDPRPGKLNSSHVQQMENEKSSMASWNPGSSGENLVDNKTSLMTDSVYGPPIGGNSALHFASSSTNNMDRLNSGSSGKANSNQTASLTGNSPQESNKQNVRQSWTGKSLEGSAVKEPDPLDMSEEAKAERWFKRVAQIKDISELSQIPDEDFPSIMPMRKGVNRFVVSKRKTPLERRLTSPEYRKNLPIVSSDPAKKNDSD